The DNA region aaaaacagtcAAGTTTACTACAACCACATTTTTCATAAGTAGCTTGAACAATTGTGatgagttttatttaaatttactctatctaattttatttaaattaatggcTCATTACATGGCATTACTCTAGCTTTCTAGtctaaaaaaagataattataaaatgaatttaaactgCTAATAGTAACTACCAATTATGACTGATTGCAtgttaaatgttttttgagTTCAATATAATCATCTAGgccatgaaaaatatataacaataaattaattagtataaaagattacatattttcttttatattatttatttatttattcttcaactaaaaaaaaaaaaaaaaacaaatattatcattagatTATTATGtgatatatctatatttacaaaaatatcgACTTTAATTATTacccatttttaaaatttaaatcactattatttgttttttaaaatatcttagaattatttatattattttcatcattattactattttttaatggacgttatttttttcatttcaatcgGGTCTGTATATTGGAATTTTAggaataaattcaattaacaatacctggaaattaataattagtcaattaatttactgcaaaaaaaaaaaaaaaaaaaatgtaggtatatttaatttattgttcttACATATTCCATCATGGAAGAACTATCACATCTTTGTTTGGCTAGTCTCCAGTGTAATCCAAGTTTGTGATACAATCGACTATTTTCCCATTCCATTAATTTGTTAAGTGAATGTTGtgtctattttaaattaataaataaaaattgattattaatttaatatactttattatgataatgattaatatgaattatttattactctTTTACTGAGACAAATAACTGGCCATAAACTTATACCAAGtgtgcaacaacaacaaaaacatccACAAAATAGCCATTTGACATTGACTGGTAGTGTTTTTTTAAGGACACCATTGACACGCATAACAGTTGCCTTGAATTCTTCTGGTGCAACACGTGATACAAGACCATTTGGAAAATCAGACTCAAACCGGTTACTCAGTCCAAaactgttgataaaaatagaattttattataattattattgtaaaattaaattaaaagttaaattaaattttattattgatcttGAAGATTTTTATAATACTCAATGACTAGCAagtaaaatacaatttaatgttttttttttttttttgctacttACACTGTCATATTACCAGCACCACGAACAATAATTGGATCTggtacaaatataatttgattatcttcattattttgttcattaatttcCTCTTCTTCATAAATTGCATCAAAATCAGCCATTGTAATTCAActtgctcttttttttatttgttcatataataaatgtaaatttgtttttattaataatttttgatttgtttaGATTGCTCCagcattattattgattaactAAATTCACTGATGTTAATTAACCATATataactaaataattaaaatttaaaaataaacaaacattaatgtatttttttttaagacaaagaataaattattgcagtaattatattgtaataaCAACAACGAAAAATCAACAACTGATCATCATTTTAAACAGCTGATTCAGCACTGCTGCTATGattttctagtttttatttatttaattatttatttatagaaaatctATTGCTATCTtgcttgtatattattataattgcatgtctctttttttttcaatgcaatTTGCACAAAGAGAAGAGAGAGAGCTCGATTGTCTAGCAATCGAAATAGTCGTAATCCTAGAAACTTTACGCTAGAAAAAAGATGGCTGTCATGATCTATTTATGCCCCCTGTCGGTCATTTTCATACAATCTTGTCGTCGTTGTTGTGTTCGTGCTTGTGTGGgctttatattcattaaatgGAGTTAATGTTGTgcgttttaatattaaaaaattaataatcaagttACTCTTTCTCtctccaaaataaaaaaaaaaaaaaccaaacaataattttagtaaTGTGAATTATCTAATTGTaagtaaatttaacaatataatcaatccacttaattaataatatttaaataaattattttaaaccgaaaaaaaaaaaaacaaaagttgcaaatttttttaaggtatacctatattttttttttttaacatcccggcttccattataattttaaatgataaacatttattattaattcgacaaaattaatttttatttatactttttattggCTTAAaacatgatttaattttaattataatattaatggataatttacaatgttgtaataataaataatagtcaaGATAACTTGTACTTAtgtcatgataaaaaaaaagcataaatatttttgaggtTAAGAATTGTCCAAACTAGTTTATCAGTTTGctaaaaaattacacaatattttgtaatatatgtatttgaattttgtagataaattaatttataatgtcggttcattataaatttaaatctgaGAAACAATTTGCAACAGTATCATTTGATGGTGTTCATATATCTGTTGCTGatttaaaaaaggaaatatcacatcaaaaaaattttggtaaatGTGAATTTGGTCTGTTGATTAAAAATGCGCAAACTGATGAAGGTACGTTAAACTAAActagtattattattgcttaaaaatataaataataattgtaattaaattttttataatacagaatataataatgacaatgcaCTGATTGCAAAAAACACAAGTGTTATTGTTAGTCGTGTACCATTAACGGTCCAACAAAAAAGATCATGGGATAGAAATGAATCACAACAATTTGTACATTCACGTGATGAAGCAAGTACAAGTCATCCAgttgatttatcaagaattGATGGTtcagaaaatgataaaataaatgcaatgaTGACACAATCATCACATGATTATAATCcatcaaattatcaaaaattacgtGGTGGTAATCAGACTGGTGAAGTACCACCATCATATCGTTGTCATAAATGTCATCAACAAGGACATTGGATTAAAAATTGTCCATTAACATTAAATCAAgaatcaattgaaattaaaaaaagtactgGTATACCAAGAAGTTTTATGATACCAGTTGAAGGACCAAGAGCACCTGGTGCAATGATAACACCAACTGGACATTATGCTGTACCGGCAATTGATCATCAAGCATataaagaaggaaaaaaagaaCGTCCACCATTTTCATCTGATCCAGaaccaattattaaaaaaccagaAATACCAGATGATTTAACATGCAATTATTGTAAAGATTTATTAACTGATGCTGTATTAATACCATGTTGTGCTGGTGCATTTTGTGATTTATGTATACGTACACATTTAGTTGATTCGGAAATTAATGAATGTCCAGTTTGTAATGAAAGAGAAATATCACCTGGTGGATTAATACCATCACGTTTTCTTCGTAATAGTGTTATGAGATTTATCAATGAAACTGGATATGCTAGACGACAAATTTATCCTccatcacaaaaaaataaagatgaagCAATTGACATTGAAAGCACAACTGAGCCAGCAACTTTTGTTGTACCACAAGTACCAAATGAAGTTGTTGAAGTTGATCCTACTGTTAAAGCTGAAGAAACAGTATCCAACAAAATTTCAACAacaggtaaaatataattttagattaatgcttcatttaattatgtttaaaaataaattttaatagtatttttttaataattctaatgATTCTTATAAACGCATgcgcaatttaaaaatttactaatgttaaaaaatgtcTAACctactgttttattttatttattttgcaatcAAGTAagagttgatttttttttttttttttttcacatggcTATGATGATAATTGTACATGTGCTAATTATAgcatgtttaatatttttattattattattacagttAAAGAAGAGACAAAATTAGTTGATCCAATTGTACCAAATGAAGCTAGTGAACCAGTACAAGCAGTTATTGAAGAAGGACATGAAGTAATAATACCACCTGGTACTGAAGAGCCATTATtgccaaaaattaaaattacatctgaaaaagaaattaataattctgatacaattataactaaaaaagATGACTATGAAGAAACATTTGAGGATGATAGAAGACCAAGAGAACGTCCAAGAGTATTTAATAAAGATCCTCAACGTGATAGgtttgtttttgtttgtttatttatttgatatagtTAATGGTTTTTATTAAAGctattaaatgattaattattaattttttgtattcaacAGAGGTTCAGAGAGAATTGTTGGTACATATAGATTGATAAATAGAAGAAGATCATCATCACCAAGACAACGTAATGATTATCCAAGTCAGCATGGACATTTACATATGATGAATCAAACAAAAGAATATCAAAATATGCCACCAGGTAATTCACAAAGATATCCACCAAATATGCATTATGAATCAGACATACGTAGATCTGGAGAACGTCCTGGTACACCAACTGTAAGTACTATTTAAATACCaaatatgtttataatatttttaaatatatgtttaattattattatttatttattaatcagaTTGATGAGCCACATTTGCATCCACAAAGCCAAGGTAATCAATCAAATATGATACCATATCCACCAGGCGAAGAAAGAATTTCCCAAtctcaacaacaacagcaacaacagcaacagcaacaacaacaaggtgGTTATAATCAACCACCACCGTCAATGCCACCACATGGAAATCCATTATTACCAGATCCATACGCAATGAATCATGGTCATAGAATGCCAATGTATCCTCATCAACAGGGACCACATTATGGTCCACCAAGATATGATCGTCCACCTTATCAACAACCTGGATATAGACCTTCACAGCCACGAGGTAGTTACAATGGTCCACCAAGACCAATGAGAGGAATGCATCATCGtaagttgattatttattactataatataatttactatttaaaaaaattaacaataaataatttaataaatttatttttaattttattttagttggaTATCGTGGTGTTCAACAACCACCCATGGGAATTCCTCGTAATATTCATAATGGAAATCCAACtgggtaaataaattttttaatttccataattatattaattatatttgattaattaatttattgcttttttataatttattaacagaGTTATTGATGATCCTTTGGAGGCATTTGAAAGAATGTTACGTGAAAAAGATGAACGTGATAGAAGACTTGGTAAACATCGCAGACGTTCAAGAACACGTTCAAGATCAAGAAGTTATAGTAGATCAAGATCACGTTCATTTGGACGTAGATCACCACGATTAAGTCGTTCACGTAGTCCACCACCAAAAAGACGTGGTTCAAGATCACCATTACCATCAAGACGTAGTAGAACACCTAAAAGACGATCATCACGTGATGGTAGCAGAAGCTTTTCAATCAGCaggtaatattttatataaattataataattattatttttaaatcacatattatttatcgaTTGATAATgtgatttgataatttatctaacATAAATGACAGATCGAGATCTTATTCACGCAGTCAATCACCACCCAGAGGCGCAATCTCAAGGGATCGTGATAGAGAACGTGAACGCGATCGTGAACGGGATTTACCTCCGAGATATCGATCCCCAGTTAGATCACCACCAaggcaaataaattttttttacaagcttTTCCTTATTATTGTTCAACTTTTTAATAGTAGAAAGCTAGAAGTAGTTGTAGTAGTTGTAGTAATTCTAGTAGCAATTGTAGAAATATTAGTtacagtagaaaaaaaaaaaaaaatctattttcctaatataatttaaaactttcaagtaaaaaaaaaaaacaaaacaaaacaaattaataaacaaatttttgtgaatttttattttatagatttcAAAGAGATCGTGAGAGAGAACGTGATCGTCCAAGATCACGTGAATCACGTGAAGGTTACAGTACAAATTATTATGCTGAATCAAAAGACTATAGTTATCGTGATCGTGAACGTGATGGAACAAGAGAACGTACTAGTTCACGTTATCCACCACGTAATCAAACATCACAACACAGTACAATACCATCATTGATGTCATCAcatccaccaccaccattaaTGTCATTGGGATcacaatcaacaacaacaccaccaacaacaacaacaacatcaccaTTAACACAAGTACCATCagcatcatcttcatcatcaacagcacCACTACTACCAACAGCAGCAGTAGCAGCATCAGTTGTTCCAGCTGTACCGGAAAGGAAAGACTATTATGATTCCTACAACAGGTATTTTCGCATCAATTGTCATTATTTGATTCGTGTCCTTATAGCGCGTGTACtactctattattattatattgataaaacaattctACTTTactctttaaatatttttttttctttattcaatagtattattattatgtagaaaaaaatttattttcattattttttaaaattatttaaatagttgatgatttttttttttttattttatttcttttttatgttaactttagtattgaaaaaaaaaaaaattatatttatatatttatattgtcgttattgagtgtaaaaaaaaaattcttaaaattatttattattttatttatttatcaatttatttaccgGTTATCTTCTACGGTCTTAgtttttagagaaaaaaaaaaccaatgtgatattttgattaatttttatactttttttttttctatgaatatagttatattattgttataatttatttacgttAAATggcataaaataatttttaatttaagtaaaaaaattgaaaaacaaaaaaaaaaaaagaaaaagcgtgtttcaacaaaataaacgaaaaatgaaatatttatttagtttaattaataactaaagtgaaaaattaatttaataaatatattttttttttcttatgagagtgtgtgtgtgtgtgtaatgATTGTTGTGTAAATTAAGGTAcgattgagataaaaaaaaaagagcaaagAAATCCaaagcaatatatttttgtaaatataattacgattgtttaaaaaataagtaagaTCTTAATTTTCTGCTATAAAAAATACCTGTCTACTGACAAAGACAAATGTGAtgttagaaaattaattcCCTTCGTACGCGTttagtcgtttttttttttcttacaaattttttttatttaaaaataaataaataaggaaatgaaatgaaaaaaataaaaaccaatttagatgatttttttgtaaaaatattaccGTAATTTACgttgatatttcatttaaaaaaaaaccataatgtTGTacctgacaaaaaaaaaaaaatgtgtgataaatgtaataataaagaaacgaaaaaaagtttttttaaaaaaaaaatatttacactgTGAGTCAAGAGGACAAGTCATACGAGATAAATATTATCGAGCAGAATCATCAGCATGTGATACTTGAAGCAAGGATCCAACTCAACATGTGCAACGCATCAACTTGGTTCTTGATTCAGGTGAATTCAGGACCAAATCAACATTTATcacatttattatcataatttcattaaattcaattatttttataattcaaaaaaaaataaaaaaggaaaaacggtgttataaatgttgatttaacgaatttatatttttactaatgaaatttattttgtttttcattataaaagtaataaaaaacaagacaaaTTTTAtggactgtttttttttttttttcttttaactaattaaaattaaaagtttattattttttgcagaTGCTGCATCACTGCGTCTTTAacaaattgacatttttttttcagcattcAATGGTGAAATTTACAagacatataattttttttttttaatttatttttttactaaaaaaacatGCATTcctaattaataaaaaaatgtgacaATTTGAATGAAAGTATAGTAgaataaatttcgaaatataaCCGGAGGAAATggtaaaagaaaagaaaaaaaaaaagacttagtttttttggttttaaaaaaaaaatattagaatgaATGATTAACGTATGAATAGCCTGTtgaatgatttgaaaaaatgataaattagtaaacaaataagaaagcgtaaatagataaataaacaaaaaaatatatttataaaaattattaacatgtttttctttttgtttatgaaTTATGTTAACAGGTATTCTGGTCCACCTGGTCAACAGCAAAGATTTAGTAGTCCAACACGTGGTGATTATCAAAAACGTTTTGATGATGTAGCACCACCAGGAACAGAGGGTTACTATGACGTGCCACCACCTGGTGTTGATCATCCAGAAAGATTATTAAGAGACGAACGTGAAAGACCAAGATCAATTAAAGATCAAGAAGATAGAGATCACAAAGATACTGATGATGATCGTCCATCTAGAGATGATAGGCAAGTTTTTTCAttcagttttttaattataaaatgaatcatggtttaattgattgtttggaGATGTTTaattgtgtttaatttataatttttatagacCTCGTGAACGTGATACAAGAGACAGAGAGGATCGTGATAGACGTGATAGAGATCGTGAGCGTGAAAAAGATGACAGACCATTacatcaaaaagaaaaagatgaacgTGATAGACGTGATACAAAAGATAAAGAACATGATCGATATATACGTCGTGATGATGATCGTACATCTGATAAAAGAGATTatgataaagataaagataaatatcGTGATGATAGAGAACGTGGTGAACGTGATCGTTAtagaaatgatgataaaatacgtATACGTGATAGAAAAGATCGTACAGAACgtgattttgatgataaagaaCGTGATAGACATGATAGACATTCTgatgatagaaaaaagaataaaaaaagttcaagTCCACATCCACAAAAAACACGTAGTGATACTAGAGATATATCaccagaaaagaaaaaagaaaaaaaattaaaagacaaaaaaaagaaaaaggatagtgttgatgaaaaattagaaaaaaagaaaaagaaaaagaaggaaaaaaaatcattaaaagaaGCTATTGCTAAAAATGAGCtatcaaaatatcaattatcattACAGTCATCTGATAATACATTGTcagataaaattgatgataaattattatcatcaaatgacattaaacatgaaaataatgataataaaataaatactggtGATGTATCAACATCCCATGATGAATCATTTGATGTTAGTGATCAAAATAATTCACTtgttgaaacaaaaattaaaaacgatgataaaacaattgtaACAATGATGAATCCAGAACCACCAGAACAAacagataatgatgatttttgtttaaacCCACCAAATCCAAATTTCAAACCAATTCCTGAAGttaaaaatgacaatgataaaCCAACAATTGATAGTCTTTATGACGGATTAGATGATACTGAAATAAATACTGTTATTACTGAAAAATATGCAATAATACCTGATGAAGAATTGgcaaatgttgaaaaatataatactgaTGATGATACTACAAAGAgaattgatgatgaagatgacgaagatgatgatgatgaagataaatcaattgttacaacaacagcagcaataACAGCTACAACAACTGAACCATTAACATCAACACCAACTAGAACAACAACACCTGAAAGAAAtataacaacatcaacaataaaaacaacaacaaaagatGAATTTTTAGCACCAATGCCAGAATTATCAAAATGGGAAAGAGATGACGAACGTGATGAACCAGATGAACCAGAATCTGATACAACtgaagaatttataaaattagatGTATCAATAACATCACCACAACATACAGATactaataatgatgaaatacaGTCAACAAAATTAGTAACATCTGAAGTATTAAAACGTGCTGAAAATGCAATATTTCAAAAAGCAATAAATGCAATAAGaccaattgaaattaaaaaaataagtgaaagtagaaaaatattatatcaaaatcCTGAACCAAAGAATACTATTGATACAAATACTGATTTAAATCGTTCATCAAGTGACAGAAAAAGTGTTAatgttacaataaatattggtaaaaatgaaagaaatgttgaaataacagagccattattaaaaaaatcaaaattagaTAGATCTAATTATCGTAGTagcaatgatttattattacattcaCCAACAAGATTATCAGCAAAAGAAAGACTTggtgataaaattgatgatgatgatggcagtggtggtggtggtaataaAGATGATTCAAAAACATATTACGATAAAGATTCAAATAaatcagataataatttaatggcTCGTTCAAGATCAccaaaattaagtaaaaaacaATCACCAATTATTGATGCAATATCAAGACATACAACATCTGAAAGAAAAGTAtatcttgatgataaaaagCGTGATAAAAATGAACGTCAACGTGATCATCGTGGTCatcattcaattgataataaacatGATTTGAAAGATACATTTGTTAaacgtgaaaaaaatgatagtagAGATGATTCaagatcaaataaaaatacagaaagCATACGTGttgataaagttgaaaaagaaaaacgtGGTAAATCACCAGTATATGTTAAACATAATACTGTTAAACGTAAAATTGGTAGTGgcggtgatgatgatgatgttgttattgataaaaagaaagatagtaaaaaaaatcgtgatgataaaaaacgtaaaagaTCACACAGAAGTAATAGTAGAAGTAAATCAAAAGATTGTAaacgtaaaaaagaaaaaaaacataaagataataaaaaacaaaaacataataaagaacattcatcatcaatgcaacgtgaaaaattaatagttgatgataaatcaacaattgatgaaaaaaatcaaaatcaagaagatgatgataatgttgttggtaaaaaaacaaatcgtaAAAATCCAAGATTAATATCTGATCGTAAAAAGAGTGCATTGGATGAAGCTAGTTTTGAGCCAGATTATTCAGCATCTGAAACAGcaactgatgataataatgatgataatacaataaatattaaaaaacaaaaaaatagtgatgatttatcaacaactgATAGtgttaaagataaaataattgataataaaattattaataaaaaaagaattaaatcaacaagttctgatgatgatgatgaagattcaagtacaacattatcatcatcaagtgaatctgatgattcatcatacagaaaaagaaagaaaaaacataaaaaacataaaaaacgtaaaacaACTAGAAAAGATAGTTCTAGTGATAGTGATTCATATTCTGATTCAAGTGAATCAAGTTCTGATgatgaaaaacataaaaaaaaatctaaaaaatctaaaagtAAAAGTAAACAAtccaagaaaaagaaaaagtcaaAACACAAATGAcgtcgttaatttttttaattgtaaaatttcgccatttattatatatatatattttttttttttttcattttgcaaaagaaaaaaaaaacaaaaagaaaaaagtggaaaaactttgaaattacatttaatttaattttttttttttgttttttttttttctctgggtaattgataattttaatttatttctttttaatttgaaataatatttatatattttttatttgtttattttaatggaaataaacaaattattatcaattaaattattggtTAAATTGAATCATCAATATCTCGTTTGTAAATTGTACTTTGATACAATTGTTTGTATATTGTGCTTTGATATTGTCGCTCGTCCCGTTAAAtctaagataaaaaattaaaaataatgaaaaaaaaaaaaaaaaaaaatgaatataagtagtttataaataagaaaaatgaaaaaaaaataaaaaaaaatttaaaaataaatatttaaaaaaatgaaaaattatgtaaaatttatttaaaaaaaaaaagtaattcctaattaaaatatgtttaattatcttttataattttttaaatgtttttttaattttttaatgataattttcttgctTTAAATGTGTCAATAAGTGAAATTAGCAATGGCAATTTTTCACTTTCATCAGTATCTTTTATTCCCAAATCTTGAGTTATAAATGAACGTTCCAATCTACGATTTCCACAGTCacattctaaaataataattaatatttaattaaaaaaa from Aphidius gifuensis isolate YNYX2018 linkage group LG5, ASM1490517v1, whole genome shotgun sequence includes:
- the LOC122858372 gene encoding E3 ubiquitin-protein ligase RBBP6 isoform X3, with the translated sequence MSVHYKFKSEKQFATVSFDGVHISVADLKKEISHQKNFGKCEFGLLIKNAQTDEEYNNDNALIAKNTSVIVSRVPLTVQQKRSWDRNESQQFVHSRDEASTSHPVDLSRIDGSENDKINAMMTQSSHDYNPSNYQKLRGGNQTGEVPPSYRCHKCHQQGHWIKNCPLTLNQESIEIKKSTGIPRSFMIPVEGPRAPGAMITPTGHYAVPAIDHQAYKEGKKERPPFSSDPEPIIKKPEIPDDLTCNYCKDLLTDAVLIPCCAGAFCDLCIRTHLVDSEINECPVCNEREISPGGLIPSRFLRNSVMRFINETGYARRQIYPPSQKNKDEAIDIESTTEPATFVVPQVPNEVVEVDPTVKAEETVSNKISTTVKEETKLVDPIVPNEASEPVQAVIEEGHEVIIPPGTEEPLLPKIKITSEKEINNSDTIITKKDDYEETFEDDRRPRERPRVFNKDPQRDRGSERIVGTYRLINRRRSSSPRQRNDYPSQHGHLHMMNQTKEYQNMPPGNSQRYPPNMHYESDIRRSGERPGTPTIDEPHLHPQSQGNQSNMIPYPPGEERISQSQQQQQQQQQQQQQGGYNQPPPSMPPHGNPLLPDPYAMNHGHRMPMYPHQQGPHYGPPRYDRPPYQQPGYRPSQPRGSYNGPPRPMRGMHHLGYRGVQQPPMGIPRNIHNGNPTGVIDDPLEAFERMLREKDERDRRLGKHRRRSRTRSRSRSYSRSRSRSFGRRSPRLSRSRSPPPKRRGSRSPLPSRRSRTPKRRSSRDGSRSFSISRFQRDRERERDRPRSRESREGYSTNYYAESKDYSYRDRERDGTRERTSSRYPPRNQTSQHSTIPSLMSSHPPPPLMSLGSQSTTTPPTTTTTSPLTQVPSASSSSSTAPLLPTAAVAASVVPAVPERKDYYDSYNRYSGPPGQQQRFSSPTRGDYQKRFDDVAPPGTEGYYDVPPPGVDHPERLLRDERERPRSIKDQEDRDHKDTDDDRPSRDDRPRERDTRDREDRDRRDRDREREKDDRPLHQKEKDERDRRDTKDKEHDRYIRRDDDRTSDKRDYDKDKDKYRDDRERGERDRYRNDDKIRIRDRKDRTERDFDDKERDRHDRHSDDRKKNKKSSSPHPQKTRSDTRDISPEKKKEKKLKDKKKKKDSVDEKLEKKKKKKKEKKSLKEAIAKNELSKYQLSLQSSDNTLSDKIDDKLLSSNDIKHENNDNKINTGDVSTSHDESFDVSDQNNSLVETKIKNDDKTIVTMMNPEPPEQTDNDDFCLNPPNPNFKPIPEVKNDNDKPTIDSLYDGLDDTEINTVITEKYAIIPDEELANVEKYNTDDDTTKRIDDEDDEDDDDEDKSIVTTTAAITATTTEPLTSTPTRTTTPERNITTSTIKTTTKDEFLAPMPELSKWERDDERDEPDEPESDTTEEFIKLDVSITSPQHTDTNNDEIQSTKLVTSEVLKRAENAIFQKAINAIRPIEIKKISESRKILYQNPEPKNTIDTNTDLNRSSSDRKSVNVTINIGKNERNVEITEPLLKKSKLDRSNYRSSNDLLLHSPTRLSAKERLGDKIDDDDGSGGGGNKDDSKTYYDKDSNKSDNNLMARSRSPKLSKKQSPIIDAISRHTTSERKVYLDDKKRDKNERQRDHRGHHSIDNKHDLKDTFVKREKNDSRDDSRSNKNTESIRVDKVEKEKRGKSPVYVKHNTVKRKIGSGGDDDDVVIDKKKDSKKNRDDKKRKRSHRSNSRSKSKDCKRKKEKKHKDNKKQKHNKEHSSSMQREKLIVDDKSTIDEKNQNQEDDDNVVGKKTNRKNPRLISDRKKSALDEASFEPDYSASETATDDNNDDNTINIKKQKNSDDLSTTDSVKDKIIDNKIINKKRIKSTSSDDDDEDSSTTLSSSSESDDSSYRKRKKKHKKHKKRKTTRKDSSSDSDSYSDSSESSSDDEKHKKKSKKSKSKSKQSKKKKKSKHK